From Elusimicrobiota bacterium, the proteins below share one genomic window:
- a CDS encoding glycosyltransferase, with product MPRLKDYEGVVGQDTVEEIYLLAERLKGKSLVHVNSTAVGGGVAEILNRMVPLFCELGMESRWELIKGGEAFYAVTKKFHNALHGDHQEVGPADYQIYEDTLDQNLAQMNLDSDIVFIHDLQPAALVKKRKTLKNRWIWRCHVDLSQPNPQVWDFLKPYVEDYDACVFSAPAFAQQLRIPQILISPSIDPLSDKNRELSQQEVKTILEGLNIPTDKPLVTQVSRFDRLKDPLGVIEAFQKIKPYVEARLLLVGGGATDDPEGIEVYERAREKAKKDADIMVLMLSSDKHLEINAIQRASTVILQKSIREGFGLTVTEALWKGKPVIAGAAGGIPLQITHKYSGILVHSIDGCAYRLKQLLQEPSYAKKLGENGREHVKQNFLLTRHLRDYLLLFLFLYHQNQDLIRLDARA from the coding sequence GTGCCGCGCCTTAAGGATTACGAAGGTGTCGTCGGGCAAGACACGGTGGAGGAGATTTATCTTTTAGCCGAGCGTCTTAAAGGAAAATCCTTGGTTCATGTTAATTCAACGGCCGTCGGCGGCGGAGTGGCTGAAATTTTAAACCGCATGGTGCCGCTTTTTTGCGAGCTCGGGATGGAATCTCGCTGGGAACTGATCAAAGGAGGCGAGGCTTTCTACGCGGTAACTAAAAAATTCCACAATGCCCTGCATGGCGATCATCAAGAGGTTGGGCCTGCGGATTATCAAATTTATGAGGATACGTTGGATCAGAATTTAGCCCAGATGAATTTGGACTCCGACATCGTCTTCATTCACGACCTTCAGCCGGCGGCCTTGGTTAAAAAGAGAAAGACTTTGAAAAATCGCTGGATCTGGCGCTGCCATGTTGATTTATCTCAACCTAACCCGCAAGTCTGGGATTTTCTTAAGCCCTATGTGGAAGATTATGATGCCTGTGTTTTTTCAGCGCCGGCATTCGCACAACAGCTTCGCATCCCGCAAATTTTAATCTCACCTTCTATCGACCCCCTGAGCGACAAAAACAGAGAGTTAAGCCAGCAAGAGGTGAAAACTATTCTTGAGGGCCTTAATATTCCAACAGACAAACCTCTTGTCACCCAGGTCTCCAGATTTGACCGTTTAAAAGATCCCCTGGGCGTCATTGAGGCTTTTCAAAAGATCAAGCCTTATGTGGAAGCGAGGCTTCTTTTGGTGGGAGGCGGCGCTACGGATGACCCAGAGGGTATTGAAGTTTACGAGCGTGCCCGGGAGAAAGCTAAGAAAGACGCCGATATCATGGTTCTCATGCTTTCCTCGGACAAGCATTTGGAAATCAATGCCATTCAGCGGGCGTCAACCGTGATCCTTCAGAAATCTATTCGGGAGGGTTTTGGTTTAACGGTAACCGAGGCTTTGTGGAAAGGCAAACCCGTTATTGCCGGCGCTGCAGGCGGCATTCCCCTTCAGATCACTCATAAATATTCCGGTATTCTGGTCCATTCTATCGATGGTTGCGCCTATCGGCTCAAACAACTGCTTCAAGAGCCAAGTTACGCAAAAAAGTTGGGAGAAAATGGCCGTGAGCACGTAAAGCAAAATTTCCTTCTTACTAGGCATCTAAGGGATTATCTGCTTTTGTTCCTATTCCTTTACCACCAAAACCAAGATTTGATTCGTTTGGATGCCAGGGCTTGA
- a CDS encoding low molecular weight phosphatase family protein, whose amino-acid sequence MPSILFVCIHNACRSQIAQAICKKSAPDSWIIASAGIRPSSQVDPKAAQILGKHGLAMTQAKPIGFAQLSDHSWDYLVDISCLSKHLPVVAQKTLRWELADPMDGPLDLYQELYDELQNRISKLIEEIGGIHP is encoded by the coding sequence ATGCCTTCGATATTGTTTGTCTGTATTCACAATGCCTGTCGAAGCCAGATTGCGCAAGCCATTTGTAAAAAATCGGCGCCTGACTCCTGGATCATAGCCAGCGCCGGGATTCGCCCCTCCTCGCAGGTTGATCCTAAAGCCGCTCAAATTCTTGGCAAACATGGGCTTGCCATGACCCAAGCTAAGCCGATAGGTTTTGCTCAACTTTCCGATCATTCATGGGACTATCTAGTCGATATCAGCTGCTTATCGAAGCATTTGCCGGTCGTTGCCCAAAAAACCCTTCGGTGGGAATTGGCGGACCCTATGGATGGCCCGTTGGATCTTTATCAAGAGCTTTACGACGAACTCCAAAATCGAATTTCAAAGCTCATCGAAGAAATTGGCGGGATCCATCCGTGA